The genomic DNA acatcatagaaaataaaagcaataaatttggaaattaattttccaactattatggtcttttccattactatcttcagtatgctccaaccctagctgctgccatatttagcCACTGTCATCGGGTCTAgccgtcacatccatcttgcttcttattccgctgcgcttctggtgctccaaaagtaccacgcctcgtaagCATCCGATCcgtaaaaaatagaattttacaaatattgatcctatattccacgagggaatgtacatgtattctagatcgaacaaaaataaaattctaaaattaatacagctcctgttgtatttgatacatacaatcatgcacacaaaataatgcccttgacatatccaagggtccaatcacacacaatatctaaatgccataatagttagagtctgcaaccacaaagttagcacatcctactattatcctacctaaattatgtatgacatgtgcataattaatttgaaaaccaaaacacacagaggcaaacccctagctctgataccaattgttggttagtcttaggaatcgtatcggttccactatacaaaaattttgtacaagtgtcaaacctttccttaaataacctattgtgttctttagaagttaaattaggaatcgcagacggaacttaacatcattgattccaaatttaacttatctgttcttgatggtttagatttggatcggtaacggaacttaacactattgatccaaatccacttatgttattaattctattaaatattaatttccaaaattggcttccaagactgcatggcgaggtacatggccttcttggatatgaaagcaaccaccactgcctagacaaagccttttaaggaaagctaatatttaatttccttaaataactctaggttaacaaaaaagaataatcaaatcacaaattcgaaaaagaagaaaacacaaactcgaaaaactaattcgaaaaactatatctaatgcctcttgtgtttggaattcttacaaaaagaaataactagcatgatgcagaaaataagtgttaattataccttctctttgtaaactaatgatctcgagatcttctgtcgtattcctcgcctcgccttggacgtcgtgtgagcgacgatcctccaagatgaacaccacccaaaagctttcttcttcttcctctaaaattcggccaccaccaccaccaaggagaagagagcaaagggaaagggagaagagaaggggtcgaccacaccaagagatcctccaaacaagagaataagagttgtgtctcatgaaaccTCCTCAcgccttcttttataatacttgcccaaggcaaataagggaagaatttttacaaaaattaaaatcttcctttagtttttccttttccctttaaattttccttttctttcctcttgattgaatcaaccaccaaatcaatttggatgatgatttattttattttctttttggccggccaccttgcttgggcaccaagcaagggtggccgacccccataagaggaaagaaatattactttttataaaattttacaagaagaaaaactcttataaaattttacaagctctctttcctaaagtaggagttaaaaaaggaaagttctaaaaattaaaaatatgttttaaatttaaaacttctcttataaaatttcatttttttttaacgtggtgatagaaaatttaaattttaaaacttctcttcctttttttttctaaaccatgaggatggttaaaaaaggaaagttttaaaacttttaaaactctctatttaaacatgtgacctaattcaaataaggaaagtttttaaaattaaaatctctcttttaaaacttatagttttctataaagagaaaattttaaaaattcaaaacaaccctccttgtttgaattattgtggtcggcccctactagcttggtcaccaagcaatagggtcagtccctatagaagaggatgtggccgaccattgcttggtcaccaagtaatggaccggcccccttcttgtacaccaagaagggccttacatttggatggacttgaggctataatgaggctacgacagggacctagaggagaaattggttttggccttccgatgagcttgagtatccgtgttcgccccgaacacacaactcaagttcatcgataataactcattccattagagagttattatcgtactaccgcaccaatcccaaattacattatggactccttcttatcatgagtgtgttagtcactctatgtttaagataacgaatgtccactaattaagtaagttactgacaactcacttaattaatatctagctccaagagtagtaccactcaacttcattgtcatgtcggagtaagtccacctgcagggtttaacatgacaatccttattagctcctcttggggacattctcaacctagataactaggacacagattccttctataatcaacaacacacactataagtaatatcatttcccaacttatcgggtatattgatttatcgagctaaacctcaccctttgataagtcaaagaaataaatattaaatatatgtgtttgttattatattagaattaagagcacacacttccataataactaagatctagttcttttattaagtcagtacaaaaagaacttacctaaaatgatcatactcaatacacttagagtgtaccagtgtaatttattagtcaagataaactaatacttaattacactatgattattctaatggtttgttcgtttccatcttagtcgcgagcaactatttataatttataaagaaccgacaacatgatcttctgagtgtgacaccacactccatgttatctactatataaattaattgaacaattacatttaacaaataaatgtagatattgaccaatgtgattcttttatttcaaaaataaatatttacaaaagctaggcttttagtatacactctaacacaagagATATGgccagtcaaacttgaccaatcaAAAGAACCTCATTGTCGGTGAAACCGTATAATGGAGTTGTCATGGGCTGGAGCTCACTTTTTTCTATTTGcagctggtcgaacgccttcttgaatatgatgttgatcgAGCTACCTATGTCAACAAAAGTCCAGTAGATATTATAGTTATTGATTGCAATTTTAATGATTAAGGCATCATCATGAGAGATTTTAGCTTCCTTCAAATCTCGAGGACCGAAACTAATTTCTGGTCCTTGTGCCTTTTCCATGCTGCACCCAACCGCATGGATCTCCAACCTCTGTGCGTGTCATTTCCTAGCATGGTTAGAGTCATCGTCGGTCGGGCCGCCTGCTATCATGTCGATGTCACCCCGGGCTGTGTTACCCCAATTTTCTTCTTTGTGATCCAACCGACATGCTAGCCACTCGGCGGATGCCTATAGGTGGGCCTTTGGTTGTCTCTCTATTGGGGTTGTCGTTGGTTCCACTCGGTCGGTGCGTTGTCTTGATATTGGGCTCTCAGTCGGCGGTGAGATTGATGGGTTGGAGAGGGAGATCATCGACGATATCCTTGAGGGGCCTATCGGTAAGGTCTCGAACTATAGTGGTAGTAGTCCTTGGTGTTGTGAGTTACTGAGTAGTGGtaagagcaaaacattggggtccacggTCAGGACTCAATGGATCTCGTCCCTTCAACTTCCACATGTTGGATTGCATGCGATCGAGACTCTTGATGTTGTTGTTGAGGGCCCGCTCAAGGCCCTTTTGGGGGTACATTGTTGTTGGTCAATCGGTGCTTGTAAACAACAACTGGTTCGGGAATCACTTCTTCTTCCAAGTTAACTGGACCTCCTCCACATGATGTATTTTGTAGCCCGTTCGAGCAGATGATCGAAGTCCCTTAGAGACTTTTTGATGAGGGATCAGAAGAAATCATTTTATGAAAAGGTACTTACCAGAATTTCCTGAGTGGCTGACGGGACGTCTATGGGCACTTAGTTGAATCTTTTTATAAAGGTCCGTAATGTCTCCTTGGGTCCTTGTTTGAGTGAGAGCAGATTTACCGTCGTTTTCTGATATCGACGACATCTAGTAAAATATTGGAGGAATGTTGCTTAGAAATCCTTGAAGCTACGAATGGATCCAAACGGCAGTCTTTTGAACCATCTTTGTGTCGAGCTAGACTATGCAGTGAAGAACACTCGGTATTTGACTCCGTTAGTGTATTGGTAGAGTGTGGCGATATTGCCAAATTTGAGTAGGTGATCTTCGGGATTAGTCGATCCTCCATACTCTCCGATTAACAAAGGTCGGAAGTGAGTGGCAGCTGATCTTCAAGGATTTCTTGGAAAAACTATAGATTTACCCGTTAGGGAGAATCATCGGCTCTGGGTTCTTTACCCTTACAAGCGTCCCGAGCGGGTGTGTTCTCAGAAGACGATCCTTGTGCTCTTTCCACCCGGTTATGCTCTTCTAAAGGTGTTATGATGCTCTGTGGTATGGGATAAGCGCATGCATTGGGCACTCGCGGTAAGTTAGTCATAGGGATAAGTGCTTGGTGGAAAGCGCTCGTCGTCTTGTGGTTCGGTCGGCCTTCACGTTCGACCGACGTTGTGAGGCTCGCTCGGTCAATCTTGGCTAGTTAGCAGGTTCCAGATCTGTCCGACTCTGCCactttgacctccacatcagCTCGTCCTCGCTGCTTTGATCCGCTTTTGGGTGAGCTCCTCGTTATCACCGTATCATCAAATATGTATAATCCAATTGTTAGACTATTTCTTTCTCAATCGACAATATTGCTAGCCCATTTAGTCATCCACTAACACTAATGCGGTGGCTACAGACAACGGTAGGCGGTGACCACCATGTGATTAGGTCGTGGTTCGCACAAGCACACGAGTGAACACTACAGTTGGCCGGTGTTGCGTGCGACAACCACCGCGAGAATCGATGCTATTAGGTCGCGCAAATGGCTGCCATTGTGCGATTAGGAAGCAATTGGTGTCGTGTGTTGCAAGATGATTGCAGAAGAACATTAGGATGATCTCTTGTTTGGTGGATCCATGGCTTGGTGGAAAGAGCGTCAGAGAAGAAATCGCATGCCATGAAAAGCAATGCTAGAGAAGAAATTACGTGCAAAGAAGAGTAATGCGTCAGTGCATATATACCTTGGAGCTGTGAGAATAGGGTTTAGTGGTGTTTAGGATTCGTGcctttttttattttgatataatttaaaaaaatggaTCCTGCCTTGGGTCAGGCCTTGACGCAATTGCCTCCTTGGCCTTCCAAGGAAGGTACGGCTCTATGGCAAGTTCGAGTTGAAGGAAGTGATAAACCAGGTGACGGGCTTGGATGATATAGTAGATCTTGAGCAACTAAACCGGAGAGTTCGATGCAAAGAGAGCATGCCATGATAAAGAACTGAAACTTCATGCCGAGTGCTAGCTTGAACGATCGAATGTGTTGGTAAATGCAGCATCAGTGCATTTTTCAGCAGACATAAAGACAAATCGTGCTTGAAGCCAGAGGCCAAAAACAGAAACAGTCACAAAGATTCCATTTTGCATGACCTTTCTTGTCAACTGTATCGCACTTGCAAATGCAAGAGTGTGGATGGAGTAAGAAATTTTGATTGTATTTGTACAGATCATTTTCTGATCCTTCGTTTTCTGTTGAGAGTCCTATAAATTAATGTACGCGTCGTATGACACGTCCTTGTCGTCTTTGTGGAGGTAGTGTATGGAGACGTCATCAGGAAGCTGCTTCCTTTAATgatcttcaaatttaaattccttgtGTTCTCTGTGCTGTGCTTCTGCATGTCATGTGAGGCAAGAACAGCATCCCGTGGTAGAGTTCTCGTGAACTCAGAGCTAGGCTACATCGATCAAGGACATGATTATTCgtattcttttttcttttctttttttttcatgcaAAGTACTTTCAAACTTATTCGCAATGTAATTAATTTGCCCtgtaggaaagatttaatttgttAGATTATATGGTCTTGTGCTAAACTTGTTAACGAGTGCTCACGCGTATTACATATATAATAGTAAATGCTGCAATAAGCCTAAagcttaattaattatgatcAAAACCTAATTAACCAGCTTGTCCCCAAATCCTAAACTTTGATGCTTTCTATTGTAGTTGATCATCACTTTCTGTCATACTTTTTTGCCTTCTGTCTTTCCTTCTTCAATATTTATTAGATATTAATCAATCTATAGATATGCTCTAAGGTACTGAGTCCAAATTGAACTCCATGGGCCTAAGCTCCTACTAGCTAGGAGCTAGCTAGTAAGTTCCTTCCACCAAGCAAAAATAATATATCTTTCCTAATGTTAATTATTGTATGATCTTTTGCCAAACTGAGGATGATAGATATATATTATTGCTGCAGCTTCATCTCGTCATGCTTAATTAACTTTCAAGAATCTTGTCACCATCTCTCTTAAATTTTGCTTGTGGACAACCGCTTTACCAACTTCTCAAGCCATAAAGACATCAGCATTCGAAtcctcattaattaattaattaactaacaacttcaagatgtggaccataacgAACAAAACTccaatatatgtttaattattttgagaaccaagtgaattaattagaaaactttttttattaaaatataaatgtttatttttatatatataaatctatGCAATTTTCAACATAATCTctaagaaattacaattaaattatATTCAGTTAAATGAATCGATATATTAAGTAAAGTATAATTCATCTTATATGATACAGTGATAAAGACGGACTCCTCAAAAGTGGATTAAAGCAACATTGAAGATCAGTTGACGTGGAGGTTAAAGTCAAATGGTTAAAGTAACATGGTCGGGTGGACTACGCGACTACGGACTAGGGATCAGGCAAGGTTGGTCGACCGAACTTTCAAAGCTGGTCGGACGTGAAAGGACTACCAGACTATCCGAACGGTCGTCCTCCGCAACTTACAACTGAGATTAAGAGTCAAATACCAAGTTTTCTGGACCATCGTCCTCACCGATCGGACCTTAGATCCGATCGGACACAATCCATGTCTTCAATAACAGTAAAGCCGAGTGAAGCACAGGTCAGTATCTTCACTCTGTACGACCGTGCTAGTTACATCTTGGTCGAATGGTGCTCGGTCGGCTTATAGCGGGACCCACATACAAGTATTATTGTACTCTTTTGAAAGTTTGTGCCTCGACAGCAAAGAATGTTCTAAGGacaaatcgtactttagaagcttccagtCTGTCACATCATAGAGATTTGCGTACTCGCTTAAGAAAAGATATCAGAGACACTTTTCGACTTGTCTTTTCCTAAGAAAGCTTTGGAAAGTATGCATgcactttgagaagcgtgcataaGTGCTACAGTAATCCTATAAAAAGGATCTCCATCTACAGGTGGAGGTATGCGATGCTTCATCGTTCTATACGCTCTCTACTACTATTTGTTGCTAGTATTCTCTTCGCCAAAATCGAATATTGACTTTAGCGTCAGAGGGTCAACATCGGGACCCCTTTCCTGACCCGGCACTAATACTCCTTGTGTTATAGgacagtgtagaatcttcaccatGTCAATAGCAAAACTGCTACGTCTCCAACTAACTGTCTTCTCAGTTTTCTGATAAAATCATTATGCAATGTATATATCAAAATGAAAATGCACtgaatttgtttttaaaaaaattaaagttatatGGACATATCTGTTGAAAGTAAAAAAGCTCATTGCTAGATTTACAAAAGATCAAAAGATACATGAGTGTGTATATACatagaaaaatttgaaaagaatgaattcaTTTCCATAATACATAGGATTATAATTAATTCACTAGTAATGTAGATGAAGGCAATGGAAATGATGATACACAAGAAATGTATGTGAGCGGCACACTCGCAGTCCAATCTCTATCGCACAGTATACGTGCCTGCTTCATGATAGTCCTACTGCATGCCATccaataattaataatataaattaaatattttggcaataattcaaaaatatcatAACTACCAATGGGAATTGGGAAGGAATATGCCATGTATATGTAATGTTGGGTTTGGACTTTGGAGGTTTTCCAATATTTATCCGATGTTTACACATCGAATATTGAGTCTCATCAATCAAATTATTGGTATATGTGACAGAAGAGTTGGATATATGTGAGCTTTCTTCTCGGTGCAAGGTTCATTATTATTAATTCCAAATCATGGAGTTCAATCATTGCACTCTTTTTCTAGCTCTTAATTCCAGTGAGGACAATGGCTATATGAAGCATGAGTTATTAAGTTCCTGGAGAATCGATGTCTCTTAGTTAAATTCTGGCGATGCCTCTCTTCTTTGCTCATCTTTCCTTTCAATTATTGGATTAAGACGTTTATGACATGTCATCTTCATGTCGACTTGGATGCGTACGTGAAGGCCAGCCACGTAAGACTATGACAAAATAACATagaaaagtttaacttaattagtTCAGAAAAAAGGAGACAAAAACTTCTTAACTTGTTTTACAGGCCTTGCATGacaagtgtatatatatattttaagatGTTTGTTTTCCATTAGAGtttgttaattaatttaattaacattCTCTTATTCGATTTGAAGGGATTAGGATATCATCACTGCTTACTTATGTACTTAAACTAATGGTTTTTGAAGTTTTTATTCTGTATTTATTAGTCGATACGTACGTGCCTGATTTGTCTTAGTCATGATCCATTTGATGTCTAACATTATTGCATGTCTTTTTTTTAGTAGAATAGTATTCTTTCTTTAATTGCACTAAAATAAACTAAGAGTATTTATAATTATAACTAGAGTTTTGTATCTTTATTCAATACTTTACATGCGTGCatctgaaaatttttttaaaaaaaacacaagGATTTATACTATTTGCAAACACATTTCATTCATAAGAAATACCATAATTAACAAGGTGTTCCTAATCCTAAACCAGATTGATATTGGGGTAATAGGAACTTAtttatatttaacataaataactATATGTATAATAAGTTTCCACGACAGTgaacttataaattttttaatatgcaTGAATAAAACTAATCAATTATTCATGATAAGAGTAGCtatctttttaataaattataaacatgAAAAATCTCGATACGACAAACAATTAGGTTTAAATAAACTCAAAAAGATAAATTGAGATGAATAAACAACAGAGTGAATAATTAAGACGGATAGATAAACTGTTCGGCCACGgtcatattaaaaattttaacaatTAATTTTCACACGACGGATATCTCCTAACATATGAATGCAAACACGTAACatccttaaatatatatatacatgatcTCTTCATGTACACAAGTAGTTCCATACATAGATTATTTAATTATGATCCCAGTTAATTAGTCAAGAGCCACATCAGCTACCTTTCTTGTGTACATGGATATCTCATCAAATCTTTCTCCCGCAAGCATAATATTTGTTAGGGACGACACATAGCATCTTCTTCCAAGCTAGAGATTATGACCGCCGCAAACCCTGGAAATCATGACAACAATTGTGCTTTCCAAACAGCAATTAAGGCACGTTTCATAAACCTAATcatgttaatatatatatatatacacacacacagaaTGCAGGCTAGGGACGAAGCTAATTTGAAGAGTACCTGTCTTGAGCTTTTTGGAGTTTCAAATTCTTGAAGCTAAGGCTTCGACTTGATTTAGGGTTCAGGCTATGGATTTAAGGTACATTGAGTCGACTCTGCCGGCCGGGTTCAGGTTCTGCCCCAGCGACGAGGAGCTTCTGTGCTACTACTTGCAGAAGAAGGTGACTAATGAGAGGGCTTCTCAAGGAACCATGGTGGAAGTGGATTTGCACACTCACGAGCCATGGGAGCTTCCAGGTCAATTTAGTACTAGTCAATATTGCTAGCTAGCTAGTTAGTgatagatcgatcgatcgatcgatcaaattAACGACCTTACATGAAATTAAATTTGATATATGTATATTAATTTGTGAATCGATCAGAGGCGGCGAAGCTGAACAAGAACGAGTGGTATTTCTTCAGCTTCCGCGATCGGAAGTACGCTACAGGGTGGCGATCCAACCGAGCGACCAAAAGCGGATACTGGAAAGCGACGGGGAGAGATCGAACGGTTTGCGATCCCAAGCGCCGTGAGAGCGTCGGGATGAGGAAGACATTGGTGTTCTACGAAGGGAGGGCTCCCAACGGGAAGAAGACCAACTGGATCATGCATGAATTCAGACTGGAAGGGCTGCATACGCAACCCAAGGTATTGAATTTAATTTGCTATATGAagtttttaagtaattttattatattcttCTTCAGATTTGTTTGTTAGTTTAAGTACGTGAGATTCTGCTTTTTATTCTAATTAATTATATGTTTATACACTGCTCATGTttgtaattaataaaataaactatATTTGCATCTCTCTAACTTTTGGGTTCTTCTTGGTCGTGCTGTAACAGGAAGACTGGGTGCTCTGCAGAGTATTTCACAAGAAGAAAGGGGATCCAGTGAAGTACAAGTCGGAGAATGAGCAGGAGATGATTAATCCCGGCAACTCGAGCTGCTTCTCGTCAGTGTACATGGACTTGGACTTgtctcctcctcatcatcatcatgatCAGCAAATGCCTGATTCAAGAGCGTGCCATGGACATGCGACAACCTCAGCATTCCCCGCCCTTCTCccgcagcagcaggaggagggcATCAAGCCAAGCACCTTGCTCGACTTGGCATGGCTGCATTACGACTTCCTCGAGTCAAAAGGCAGTGGCGAAGACGGCGGCTTGCTGTTCGACATGGGTCTGGATGAAGAACATGAACGTGAGCAGCTCGTGGAAGCTGCGGGATTGATGGATGACAACTTTGGAGCCTCGAGCGGCGTAGTTGTTCAAGGTGGAAACTACTGCGACGCTCAGGCCTTCTGAAAGTAAAATCCAACACTCCAAATTCTTTCATTTGGATTCAAAACTTCATCCCAGTTATATCATTGTAGCTAGGTATGCAAAAGATTGTACTATATATTTCAGATCTATAGTTCGAGCACCTAGTGTAcagcagtttttttttttcaaattcaagGCAATAATTACGCGAATTGCTATACGAGTTTCATctttgataataatttttatgAATGAACTGAGAGACTCCACCTCAATTcgacaaattcaaaattttaatgacGACCAGATCACTGAATCATTGTTCTGTGAGACATAATCTCATAAAGGTTATCTTTTAATCTCCTATTTGATGGTTTAAAAAGTTATTCCGACCTCTTATCCAGGAATTTGACAAATTGTTTACAAAGAAAACAAATTCGATAAAGGTTCCGTCAAATTTTCTATGGAAGATGACTTCTTTATGGTAAATGGACAAAACTGATGAATCTTGAAATGCCACTTGAGTGGTATGAAAAGATAAAGATTATAGTCAGATAAAAGCTTAAGAGCATAATAAGACAATCAGTACTAAAAAAATATCCTTTAGTTTGTTAGAGAAAATTGGGAGGAGGATGAGAGGGCAAAGATGGATAAGTGGAACATAATAATCTCTCACGtttcaattaaattataaaaaatgtaGTCTATTTATAAGTCACCTACATAACTCATTACAACCCACTAACTCCATAATTCGCCCCACTAACTCAACTACTCTACCCC from Zingiber officinale cultivar Zhangliang chromosome 4A, Zo_v1.1, whole genome shotgun sequence includes the following:
- the LOC121973140 gene encoding NAC transcription factor 32-like — protein: MDLRYIESTLPAGFRFCPSDEELLCYYLQKKVTNERASQGTMVEVDLHTHEPWELPEAAKLNKNEWYFFSFRDRKYATGWRSNRATKSGYWKATGRDRTVCDPKRRESVGMRKTLVFYEGRAPNGKKTNWIMHEFRLEGLHTQPKEDWVLCRVFHKKKGDPVKYKSENEQEMINPGNSSCFSSVYMDLDLSPPHHHHDQQMPDSRACHGHATTSAFPALLPQQQEEGIKPSTLLDLAWLHYDFLESKGSGEDGGLLFDMGLDEEHEREQLVEAAGLMDDNFGASSGVVVQGGNYCDAQAF